In a single window of the Photobacterium profundum SS9 genome:
- the pgaA gene encoding poly-beta-1,6 N-acetyl-D-glucosamine export porin PgaA — translation MKMAAFAVYTLALLLSSAVSAKSSIDEKREGFVVQAKNGNISSAARGLTTLYDQTKDPLVLNDLIAILSWQENSKAIVDACQSCQPRGLSPESVEIVAKAFRNEGYYQTSAKYYRDLTQRSPNNRDAWLGLALSSAEANDLASAKEGLREYRQRFPLDAHFYQNWIYVSQALDDHVGEMFAWQSWLTAEPNNKTAGVGLYTSAVQLGASPAVKSLLTQHPEWFTSADNLWFDYYEASTLLRDGIKAKSAPAIKRSSALLQQVIDKAPADHPLYKSASLDYFYALVTLKDYKTASPIADQIEKEQPLPRYAQEALGDYYLGTMQPSKAESIFDAIHQEEPKNLPLTIKLYYAYMDTEQYDKAKALIDSEKPNIPKNRWDFTGSTQNVNDEYQTLMQLEALHYAWRGDFSQATEAIDKLLANAPGNPYLLAIKGDIERWKGNTFASERYFEQASQLLSPQDRGITDRGKLMAKLERKDWRGLQKNLDNLNNQYPASDQYIINNDVKKAAAPTWTGEYRRGETDSNGNVLVQASKDWTYDTHLYTGRVFGGYNFFFRDQMSFGEFEENNLYARYSGIGAEIPLSPVTLFVETGIGGHLNDKAYFWTTADYLINDQWFISGSYKYNSDNTPLRALFDGANVDDFNAYFIYRLKSEISLGLSGTYSDFTDGNERFTYLTWVESQLYRTDNYTVRGSASYGTSFNEEIDTASYFNPKSDQSGSLILTQDYHYRINDSWGFDQNLKTGIGSYWQEDFGSDYNWDVSYAQKWIWQKQIDFSYGIGRSKGVYDGEGEYGTYLFANFNVRFLQ, via the coding sequence ATGAAGATGGCAGCCTTTGCGGTATACACATTAGCCCTTCTCTTATCATCTGCTGTGAGTGCTAAAAGCAGCATTGATGAGAAAAGAGAAGGTTTCGTTGTGCAAGCAAAAAATGGGAATATATCGTCTGCTGCACGAGGGTTAACAACACTTTATGATCAGACAAAAGATCCTCTTGTTCTTAACGATCTGATTGCCATTTTATCTTGGCAAGAGAATTCGAAAGCGATTGTTGACGCTTGCCAGTCGTGCCAACCGCGTGGGCTCAGCCCTGAGTCGGTTGAAATTGTCGCCAAGGCGTTCAGAAATGAAGGATATTACCAAACTTCAGCAAAATATTATCGCGACCTAACACAACGATCACCTAACAATCGTGATGCTTGGTTAGGATTAGCTTTATCAAGTGCCGAAGCGAACGATTTAGCGAGTGCTAAAGAAGGATTACGAGAATATCGTCAACGATTTCCATTAGATGCACACTTTTATCAAAATTGGATCTATGTATCACAGGCGCTAGACGATCACGTTGGTGAAATGTTTGCTTGGCAAAGTTGGCTAACCGCCGAACCCAATAATAAAACGGCAGGTGTTGGATTATATACCAGTGCCGTTCAACTGGGTGCATCGCCTGCGGTAAAATCATTATTAACCCAGCATCCTGAATGGTTTACATCTGCCGATAACTTATGGTTCGACTATTATGAGGCAAGCACCTTACTGCGTGATGGTATCAAAGCCAAAAGTGCACCGGCTATCAAACGAAGTTCTGCTTTATTGCAACAAGTTATTGATAAAGCACCTGCAGACCACCCTCTTTATAAAAGCGCGTCATTAGACTACTTTTATGCCCTCGTGACATTAAAAGACTATAAAACAGCGAGCCCTATTGCAGACCAAATAGAGAAAGAGCAGCCATTACCGCGCTATGCTCAAGAAGCCCTTGGCGATTATTATTTGGGTACAATGCAACCCAGCAAAGCTGAGTCCATTTTTGACGCTATTCATCAAGAAGAACCTAAAAACCTCCCGCTTACCATCAAGTTATATTACGCGTATATGGACACTGAGCAGTATGACAAAGCCAAAGCGCTGATTGACTCTGAAAAGCCTAATATTCCTAAAAATCGATGGGATTTCACTGGTAGCACACAGAATGTAAATGATGAATACCAAACCCTTATGCAATTAGAAGCGTTGCATTATGCATGGCGGGGAGATTTTTCCCAAGCAACGGAAGCAATTGATAAATTGCTTGCCAATGCACCGGGGAATCCTTATCTGTTGGCCATTAAAGGGGACATTGAACGCTGGAAAGGGAATACCTTTGCTTCTGAACGTTATTTTGAACAAGCCAGCCAACTGCTTTCACCTCAAGATAGAGGTATAACGGACAGAGGCAAGTTGATGGCAAAACTTGAACGTAAAGATTGGCGAGGGCTTCAAAAGAATCTCGATAATTTAAACAACCAGTACCCCGCTAGCGATCAATACATCATCAACAACGACGTTAAAAAAGCAGCAGCGCCAACATGGACAGGCGAATACCGCCGAGGAGAAACAGACAGTAATGGCAACGTTTTAGTACAAGCATCAAAAGATTGGACTTACGATACACATCTATACACTGGCAGAGTTTTTGGTGGGTATAATTTCTTTTTCCGCGATCAGATGAGTTTTGGTGAGTTTGAAGAAAATAATCTTTACGCCCGCTATAGTGGCATAGGAGCAGAAATTCCTTTATCTCCCGTCACTTTATTCGTTGAAACAGGCATAGGTGGACATTTAAATGATAAAGCCTATTTCTGGACAACCGCTGATTACCTAATTAATGATCAATGGTTTATTTCAGGTAGTTATAAATATAATTCAGATAATACGCCACTTCGCGCATTGTTTGATGGTGCAAATGTGGATGATTTTAATGCGTACTTTATCTACCGCCTTAAGTCTGAAATTAGTTTAGGGTTATCTGGTACCTACTCTGATTTTACTGATGGTAACGAACGCTTTACCTATCTAACTTGGGTCGAAAGTCAGCTATATAGAACAGATAACTATACTGTTCGCGGATCTGCCTCTTACGGTACTTCATTTAATGAAGAAATTGATACAGCGAGTTACTTCAATCCCAAATCAGACCAATCTGGCTCACTCATTCTCACGCAAGATTATCATTACCGTATTAACGATAGCTGGGGCTTTGACCAAAACCTGAAAACAGGCATTGGCAGTTACTGGCAAGAGGATTTTGGATCTGACTACAACTGGGATGTGAGCTACGCCCAAAAATGGATATGGCAAAAACAAATCGATTTTAGCTATGGTATTGGTCGAAGCAAAGGGGTTTATGACGGAGAGGGAGAATATGGTACTTACCTCTTCGCCAACTTTAATGTGAGGTTCCTACAATGA
- a CDS encoding Gfo/Idh/MocA family protein yields MFNEERRFEQPIRWGMVGGGRGSQIGYAHRSAAHRDGLFKLVAGAFDLDADRCREFGVNLGLDADRCYSNYKEFFAAESKRPDGIQAVSVATPNSTHYEICKAALDVGLHIVCEKPLTFTSEEAEELKAIAAEKNCVIGVMYGYSGFPMVHQAREMVERGDLGEIRVVNMQFAHGFHNEEYELNDPGLKWRVSPAASGPTYVLGDIGTHAYYLCEVMTGLEIDRLACMRQSFIASRQPLEDNAHVMMEFKGGAVGTLWASAVNAGSMHEQRIRIVGSKASIEWWDEHPNQLRYEVQGEAPRVLDRGMGYLYQDVEGVAANRIGGGHAEGFFESWANLYHRFALAFDAADRDDQETLNSIWFPGVDAGIEGVRLCEKCVESADQGAAWVAYND; encoded by the coding sequence ATGTTTAATGAAGAACGCCGTTTTGAACAACCAATCCGCTGGGGCATGGTCGGTGGTGGACGTGGTAGCCAGATTGGCTACGCACACCGCAGCGCAGCACACCGTGATGGTCTATTTAAATTAGTTGCTGGTGCATTTGATTTAGATGCTGATCGCTGTCGTGAATTTGGTGTCAATCTTGGTTTAGACGCCGATCGTTGTTACAGCAATTATAAAGAGTTTTTTGCAGCTGAATCTAAGCGTCCTGATGGCATTCAAGCCGTATCGGTTGCCACACCGAACTCTACACACTATGAAATTTGTAAAGCAGCGTTAGATGTGGGTCTACATATTGTGTGTGAAAAACCACTCACATTCACCAGTGAAGAAGCAGAAGAATTAAAAGCGATTGCAGCAGAAAAGAACTGTGTGATCGGCGTGATGTACGGTTACAGCGGCTTCCCAATGGTGCATCAAGCACGTGAAATGGTTGAGCGTGGTGATTTGGGCGAGATCCGTGTGGTGAACATGCAATTTGCCCACGGTTTCCACAACGAAGAATATGAATTAAATGATCCAGGCTTGAAGTGGCGTGTAAGCCCTGCGGCATCAGGTCCTACCTATGTATTGGGTGATATCGGTACACATGCTTATTACCTATGTGAAGTCATGACAGGTCTAGAAATTGATCGTCTAGCGTGTATGCGCCAAAGCTTTATTGCGTCACGTCAGCCACTAGAAGATAACGCACATGTCATGATGGAATTCAAAGGTGGTGCAGTGGGTACGTTATGGGCGTCTGCTGTTAATGCAGGCTCAATGCATGAACAACGCATTCGTATTGTGGGCTCAAAAGCATCCATCGAATGGTGGGATGAGCATCCAAACCAGCTTCGTTATGAAGTACAAGGTGAAGCACCACGCGTGCTTGACCGTGGAATGGGGTACTTATACCAAGACGTTGAAGGTGTTGCTGCTAACCGTATCGGTGGTGGTCACGCAGAAGGCTTCTTTGAATCATGGGCAAACTTGTATCACCGCTTTGCATTAGCATTTGATGCAGCAGACCGTGATGACCAAGAAACATTAAATAGCATTTGGTTCCCAGGTGTTGACGCTGGCATTGAAGGTGTTCGCCTGTGTGAAAAATGTGTTGAATCTGCTGACCAAGGTGCTGCTTGGGTCGCTTATAACGACTAG
- the iolC gene encoding 5-dehydro-2-deoxygluconokinase, with protein sequence MTKIALQQDRPLDAIVLGRAGVDLYAREANTDMADISGFNKFVGGSAANIAVAISKLGGKVGFIGCVADDAFGGYVRGYMTEQGINLDGMMTDNSGSRTSVAFTEMKPNDCTVLIYRNKASDLTLKPEQVDPAYIAQSKMLVVTGTALSESPSREATLIAMEHARRSNTVVVLDVDYRPYSWRTDVDASIYYGIAAGLSDIVIGNREEFDMMETVLAPGNTDDDATADRFLRANTQVVIVKAGELGSKVYCKDGHKFQQGIFRVEVKKPFGSGDSFAGGLIWTLVNGGELEDGVKHGSAAAAINVSGNSCTEAMPTKEVLFDFIETREQDL encoded by the coding sequence ATGACAAAGATTGCACTTCAGCAAGATCGCCCGCTGGATGCCATCGTACTAGGTCGCGCGGGAGTAGATTTATACGCCCGCGAAGCCAACACCGATATGGCAGACATTTCAGGGTTTAATAAATTTGTAGGTGGCTCTGCTGCCAATATCGCCGTCGCGATCAGTAAGTTAGGCGGCAAAGTTGGTTTCATTGGTTGTGTGGCAGATGATGCGTTTGGTGGTTATGTACGTGGCTACATGACAGAGCAAGGCATTAATCTTGACGGCATGATGACCGACAATTCAGGTTCACGTACATCTGTTGCGTTTACCGAAATGAAGCCAAACGATTGTACGGTGCTTATTTACCGTAACAAGGCATCAGATTTAACACTAAAGCCAGAACAAGTTGATCCGGCATACATTGCACAAAGCAAAATGTTGGTTGTAACAGGTACGGCGTTATCTGAAAGCCCAAGCCGCGAAGCAACGTTAATCGCCATGGAACATGCGCGCCGTAGCAATACCGTTGTGGTGCTAGATGTTGATTATCGTCCGTATTCGTGGCGCACCGATGTCGATGCCTCTATTTACTACGGTATTGCAGCAGGCTTGTCTGACATCGTGATTGGTAATCGCGAAGAATTCGACATGATGGAAACCGTATTAGCACCTGGCAATACAGATGATGATGCAACGGCAGACCGATTCTTACGAGCAAACACGCAGGTTGTGATTGTAAAAGCCGGTGAGCTAGGGTCAAAAGTGTACTGCAAAGATGGTCACAAATTCCAACAGGGTATTTTCCGTGTTGAAGTTAAGAAGCCCTTTGGTTCAGGTGATTCATTCGCAGGTGGCTTGATTTGGACATTAGTGAACGGCGGCGAGTTGGAAGACGGTGTTAAACACGGTTCAGCGGCAGCAGCAATTAATGTGAGTGGTAATAGCTGTACCGAAGCGATGCCAACGAAAGAAGTACTATTCGATTTTATTGAGACCCGAGAACAAGACCTTTAA
- a CDS encoding LysR family transcriptional regulator, which translates to MLDKMAFFVYVVRTGSISAAARKFNISVSAGSRWLQDLEQKFGMPLHRRSNRLLTPTPAGQKLFDDFSPMLDNSEHLCRQMQEFQQHDKGHIDIVCTPVYAYHYLMDMISEYLITNPDVTFNLNITPWALDHAAESDLTISANASYQGYREHDLHLVRREIMQSPFRVVTSQHYLDRQPAPQKPSDLTQHQCLFATTLTGSNDWIFTQNGESQIIKVPKSLEVNDSDLLLQGVTKGAGIAYLPAFLVEPEIESGHLISLLDDFDTSVWSLNLYYQPPATASAVAIHFKQFLLKQ; encoded by the coding sequence ATGCTAGATAAAATGGCTTTCTTTGTATATGTCGTAAGAACAGGCTCTATTTCTGCTGCTGCACGTAAATTCAATATTTCAGTCTCGGCAGGCAGCCGCTGGCTACAAGATCTAGAACAAAAATTTGGCATGCCGCTACACCGTCGTAGCAACCGCTTATTAACACCTACCCCTGCGGGTCAAAAGCTGTTCGATGATTTTTCACCCATGCTCGATAATTCCGAACATTTATGCCGTCAAATGCAAGAGTTTCAGCAACACGACAAAGGACATATTGATATTGTTTGTACACCTGTTTATGCCTACCATTATTTAATGGACATGATCAGTGAATACCTTATAACGAACCCAGATGTCACTTTTAACCTCAACATTACTCCTTGGGCATTAGACCATGCAGCAGAAAGCGACTTAACAATCAGCGCCAATGCCTCTTATCAAGGCTACCGTGAACATGATTTACACCTTGTTCGCCGTGAAATAATGCAAAGCCCATTTCGCGTTGTTACTTCACAACACTATCTTGATCGTCAACCCGCACCACAAAAACCCTCTGATTTAACCCAGCATCAATGCTTATTTGCCACGACGTTAACGGGCAGTAATGATTGGATTTTCACCCAAAATGGTGAAAGCCAGATAATAAAAGTACCTAAGTCTTTAGAAGTTAACGACAGTGATCTACTGCTTCAAGGTGTAACAAAAGGCGCTGGCATCGCTTATTTACCCGCATTTCTCGTTGAACCAGAGATAGAAAGCGGCCATCTTATTTCACTATTGGATGATTTCGATACCAGCGTATGGAGCCTCAACCTCTACTATCAGCCACCCGCCACCGCTTCTGCCGTCGCCATTCATTTTAAACAATTTTTGTTGAAGCAATAA
- a CDS encoding 5-deoxy-glucuronate isomerase: protein MGKHIPPFDNKNQPIIDINDDVSPLCYFNPVRLKQGEMHTHIVDGYESVIVLAGGTCCITVTNGSAEEMVFDNIGQRASVWEGNPESVYVPVGYTAVIECVSENADIMIAGGRYEETLEPFAVLQDSVDMVQYGSDDTKTHRKIKHVLGQSNADKRGRLLVSELFTVGAGGWSGFPPHKHDEDRVTENGTEETLYEEVYQFRFNPDFGFGAQFLYEHEDDFGPVYHVRTGSVIAIDKGYHPSVAAPGYEMYYFTIIVGKTSKSLVQHFDPHHEYQVNTIPGIKDMIAKFK from the coding sequence ATGGGTAAGCATATCCCACCGTTCGACAATAAAAACCAGCCAATAATTGATATTAATGATGATGTTTCACCATTGTGTTATTTCAACCCAGTACGTTTAAAGCAAGGTGAGATGCATACCCACATTGTTGATGGCTATGAATCTGTCATCGTGCTTGCAGGGGGGACTTGCTGCATTACAGTCACCAATGGTAGCGCTGAAGAAATGGTGTTTGACAACATTGGTCAACGAGCATCGGTATGGGAAGGAAACCCAGAATCTGTGTATGTGCCTGTGGGTTATACCGCTGTTATCGAATGTGTGAGCGAAAACGCTGACATCATGATCGCTGGTGGCCGTTATGAAGAAACACTAGAACCTTTTGCTGTCTTACAAGATAGCGTTGATATGGTGCAGTACGGCTCTGATGATACCAAAACACACAGAAAAATTAAGCACGTATTAGGTCAGAGCAACGCAGATAAACGTGGTCGTTTATTAGTGAGTGAGCTGTTTACGGTTGGGGCGGGTGGCTGGTCTGGTTTTCCTCCTCATAAGCATGATGAAGATCGCGTTACCGAAAACGGTACAGAAGAAACCCTGTACGAAGAAGTGTACCAGTTCCGTTTTAACCCTGACTTTGGCTTTGGTGCTCAATTTTTATATGAACATGAAGATGATTTTGGTCCGGTTTATCACGTTCGTACAGGCAGTGTTATCGCGATTGATAAGGGCTACCACCCAAGTGTCGCGGCACCGGGTTACGAGATGTACTACTTCACAATTATTGTGGGAAAAACGTCTAAATCGCTTGTTCAGCACTTTGACCCTCACCATGAGTATCAAGTGAATACGATTCCAGGCATCAAGGACATGATCGCCAAATTCAAATAA
- the iolD gene encoding 3D-(3,5/4)-trihydroxycyclohexane-1,2-dione acylhydrolase (decyclizing) has product MKTVRLTVAEAFANYLAAQKIEIDGKVEQLFGAAFAIFGHGNVTCFGQQLKNIEDKIPTWRGQNEQSMAIAAIAYAKANQRRRIGIATSSIGPGATNMITAAGIAHTNRLPLLLISGDAYISRLPDPVLQQPENFHNPSITCNDAFKPLTRYWDRIVSPAQIIQSLPHALNTLLDPETCGPVFIGLPQDVQGMAYDFPESFFADKVHRIRRPEPEMVVIEEAKEILLNAERPLIISGGGVHYSLATDELADFAEKHNIPVVETIAGRATMLQDNPLNAGPIGVTGSNSANYMAAHADVVLAIGTRLQDFTTGSWSVFRNPDMKLISINVAKFDAIKHMSHPVLGDAKACMTKLSGVLGDWRSAQAWADTAKVQADEWKVEVYRRTHPKKGELLPGTSSYAEVIGKLNTQMEKGDTVLTAAGGLPAELSMNWQNYQIGKFDIDFGFSCMGYEIAGGWGAKIANPDNDVVVLVGDGSYLIQNSDIYSSVLTGQKMILVVCDNGGFAVINKLQNNTGNESFNNLLEDCRRPDGELARVDFAKHAESQGAISEKLTSIDQFDAAFIRAKEADRTYVIVVDIDPVSPAAWSKCDCWWEVGLPEVTRNEGTEKKVADWQEGKNLQRRGV; this is encoded by the coding sequence ATGAAAACTGTACGCCTTACTGTTGCTGAAGCATTTGCTAATTACTTAGCGGCACAAAAAATTGAAATTGATGGCAAAGTTGAGCAGCTATTTGGTGCTGCGTTTGCCATCTTTGGTCATGGCAATGTAACGTGCTTTGGTCAGCAACTAAAAAATATTGAAGATAAAATTCCGACGTGGCGTGGCCAGAATGAGCAATCAATGGCAATAGCCGCTATTGCTTATGCTAAAGCCAACCAACGTCGCCGTATTGGTATTGCAACCAGCTCTATTGGGCCTGGTGCCACTAACATGATTACGGCTGCGGGTATTGCCCATACAAACCGCTTACCTTTATTGTTAATTTCAGGCGATGCGTACATTAGCCGCCTACCTGATCCTGTATTGCAGCAGCCAGAGAATTTTCATAATCCTTCTATTACGTGTAACGATGCATTTAAACCGTTAACGCGTTACTGGGATCGCATTGTCTCTCCGGCTCAAATTATCCAGTCTTTGCCGCATGCACTTAACACCCTGTTAGACCCTGAAACATGTGGTCCGGTATTTATCGGTTTACCGCAAGATGTTCAAGGTATGGCTTATGATTTCCCTGAATCTTTTTTCGCCGATAAAGTACATCGCATTCGTCGTCCAGAGCCTGAAATGGTGGTGATTGAAGAAGCTAAAGAAATCCTATTAAACGCAGAACGTCCGTTAATTATCTCTGGTGGTGGTGTGCATTATTCACTCGCAACAGATGAATTAGCCGACTTTGCAGAAAAACATAATATCCCAGTCGTCGAGACGATTGCCGGCCGTGCCACTATGTTGCAAGACAACCCTCTAAATGCAGGCCCAATTGGTGTTACAGGTTCAAATTCAGCCAATTACATGGCTGCACATGCCGATGTTGTTCTTGCTATTGGTACTCGCCTGCAAGATTTTACAACCGGTTCATGGTCGGTATTCCGCAACCCAGACATGAAACTTATCAGTATTAACGTGGCTAAATTCGATGCCATTAAGCATATGTCACATCCAGTGTTGGGTGATGCAAAAGCGTGCATGACAAAACTTTCAGGTGTGTTGGGTGATTGGCGTTCAGCGCAAGCGTGGGCAGATACTGCAAAAGTACAAGCAGATGAATGGAAAGTGGAAGTTTACCGTCGCACCCACCCTAAGAAAGGTGAGCTTCTACCGGGTACCTCTTCTTATGCTGAAGTCATTGGCAAGTTAAATACGCAAATGGAAAAAGGGGACACCGTGCTGACAGCAGCAGGTGGTTTACCTGCTGAGTTATCAATGAATTGGCAGAATTACCAAATTGGTAAATTTGATATCGACTTCGGTTTCTCTTGCATGGGGTATGAGATTGCAGGCGGCTGGGGTGCCAAGATTGCTAACCCTGATAATGATGTTGTTGTGCTGGTGGGTGATGGGTCTTATTTAATCCAGAACTCTGATATCTATTCATCAGTATTAACGGGTCAGAAAATGATTCTGGTTGTGTGCGATAACGGCGGTTTTGCGGTTATCAATAAACTTCAGAACAATACTGGTAATGAGTCGTTTAATAACCTTCTAGAAGATTGTCGTCGTCCTGACGGTGAGCTAGCACGGGTTGATTTTGCCAAGCATGCAGAATCACAAGGTGCAATCAGTGAAAAGCTAACATCGATTGACCAGTTTGATGCCGCATTTATACGCGCTAAAGAAGCAGATCGTACCTACGTTATCGTTGTTGATATCGACCCTGTATCTCCAGCCGCTTGGTCTAAGTGTGATTGTTGGTGGGAAGTTGGTTTACCAGAAGTCACTCGTAATGAAGGCACTGAGAAAAAAGTGGCTGATTGGCAAGAAGGTAAAAACCTACAGCGTCGCGGCGTTTAG
- the iolE gene encoding myo-inosose-2 dehydratase — protein MSKVQYGISPLTWTNDDMPELGGEIALETCLSEMSEAGFTGTELGTKYPREPEVLIPLLEQHNLVLASGWFSGNLMTLTAEEEIAAMQMHIKLLKAAGCKAMVYGEVSNSVHGDINTPLSQRVILTMDEWKVYAEKLTVVADYLLNEHGIKLSFHHHMGTICETEDDINLLMELTGNSVHLTLDTGHITYGGGNPVTMIKRWGHRIGHMHFKDLRLSVMKTARDADKSFLNAVLDGVFTVPGTGDVDYDDIFAALKERNYEGWLLVEAEQDPAKANPLEFAKTAYTNITGYATKYGL, from the coding sequence ATGAGCAAAGTTCAATACGGAATCAGCCCTTTGACTTGGACTAATGACGACATGCCAGAACTTGGCGGCGAGATTGCTTTAGAAACGTGTTTGAGTGAAATGTCAGAAGCTGGCTTCACTGGTACTGAATTAGGAACGAAATATCCTCGTGAACCTGAAGTGCTTATTCCTCTACTAGAACAACACAATCTTGTTCTGGCTTCAGGCTGGTTTAGCGGTAATTTGATGACACTTACAGCAGAAGAAGAAATTGCAGCAATGCAAATGCACATCAAACTACTGAAAGCCGCTGGCTGTAAGGCAATGGTATATGGCGAAGTGAGCAACTCTGTTCATGGCGACATTAATACACCACTTTCACAACGCGTCATTTTGACCATGGATGAGTGGAAAGTATACGCAGAGAAGCTGACTGTTGTTGCTGATTACTTATTAAATGAACACGGTATCAAACTGTCTTTCCACCACCATATGGGCACAATCTGTGAAACAGAAGACGACATTAACCTTCTGATGGAGCTGACTGGCAATTCTGTTCACCTAACGCTTGATACTGGCCATATCACATACGGTGGCGGTAACCCTGTAACAATGATTAAGCGCTGGGGCCATCGCATTGGTCACATGCATTTTAAAGACCTTCGCTTAAGTGTTATGAAGACGGCGCGTGATGCAGATAAATCATTCCTTAATGCAGTTCTTGATGGTGTATTTACTGTTCCTGGTACTGGCGACGTTGACTATGACGATATTTTCGCTGCACTAAAAGAGCGTAATTACGAAGGTTGGTTATTGGTTGAAGCAGAGCAAGATCCTGCAAAAGCGAATCCACTTGAATTTGCTAAAACGGCTTACACAAACATTACTGGCTACGCAACGAAGTACGGCTTGTAA
- a CDS encoding sugar porter family MFS transporter, whose product MSSSVETSSKKHNLSYIIRICCIAALGGILLGYDTAVISGAIGPIREYFNLTAAQTGWAVSSVVLGSIIGAISSGWCALKYGRRKALFLAALLFIISAIGSALAATFTIYVLFRIVGGIAVGLACVVSPMYMSEVAPKDFRGRAVSMFQQSAVIGQTGVFYVNYLIAKGMSEAWLVDIGWRWMLASEVLPALLFGSLLIIIPESPRWLVLKGHLDQAKETLSRISNPEHADRVILEIQKSLVPTNASKNNKVSLRSPLLFSILVIGTFVAAAQQLTGINVIMYYTPEILNPIAGGTENALLQTTFVGVVFIFGNALGMYLIDKVGRLPLMKYGTFGCALGMTIVGYVLYTGTEGYAALFALCLYVVAYAASWGCACWTMISEIFPNSIRSRAMAIAVGAQWFTGFIVTQSFPMLNENAYLKEHFNGAFSFWVFAVLSIMCMYVVVKYVPETKGVSLEDMEKVMAEKLGKNKKRQVAEASA is encoded by the coding sequence ATGTCATCAAGTGTCGAGACATCATCAAAAAAACATAACCTGAGTTACATCATTCGAATTTGTTGTATCGCTGCATTAGGGGGGATCTTATTAGGATATGATACCGCTGTTATTTCAGGAGCTATCGGACCGATAAGAGAATACTTCAACTTAACGGCGGCACAAACCGGATGGGCTGTTTCCAGTGTTGTATTAGGCAGTATTATTGGTGCAATCAGTTCTGGCTGGTGTGCGCTTAAATATGGCCGTAGAAAAGCATTATTCTTAGCTGCTCTTTTATTCATCATTTCCGCGATAGGCTCTGCCCTTGCCGCTACCTTTACCATCTATGTGTTATTCAGAATTGTAGGGGGTATTGCGGTTGGTTTAGCATGTGTTGTCTCTCCTATGTATATGTCTGAAGTCGCCCCGAAAGATTTCAGGGGGCGTGCAGTCAGCATGTTCCAACAATCTGCCGTTATTGGTCAAACGGGTGTGTTCTACGTTAACTATCTGATTGCAAAAGGCATGTCTGAAGCGTGGCTTGTTGATATAGGCTGGCGTTGGATGCTAGCATCAGAAGTTCTACCTGCCTTATTATTTGGTAGCCTGTTAATTATCATTCCTGAATCACCTCGTTGGTTAGTCTTAAAAGGACACCTTGATCAAGCAAAAGAAACCCTTTCACGTATTTCTAACCCTGAACATGCCGACCGCGTTATTCTTGAAATACAAAAATCATTAGTACCCACTAATGCATCAAAAAATAATAAGGTCAGCTTACGTTCACCATTACTATTCTCCATTCTGGTTATTGGTACTTTTGTTGCTGCAGCACAGCAGTTAACCGGTATTAATGTCATTATGTACTACACACCAGAAATTCTAAATCCGATTGCGGGTGGTACTGAAAACGCACTATTACAAACCACTTTCGTGGGTGTCGTCTTTATTTTTGGTAATGCTTTAGGTATGTACCTGATTGATAAAGTGGGTCGTTTACCACTGATGAAATACGGTACATTCGGTTGTGCGCTAGGTATGACTATTGTGGGTTATGTGCTGTATACGGGCACTGAAGGCTATGCGGCTTTATTCGCACTCTGTCTATATGTTGTCGCATATGCTGCATCTTGGGGCTGTGCCTGCTGGACAATGATTTCAGAAATATTCCCGAATAGCATCCGTTCTCGTGCAATGGCCATTGCTGTTGGTGCACAATGGTTTACGGGTTTCATTGTTACCCAGTCTTTCCCGATGTTAAATGAAAATGCTTACCTAAAAGAGCACTTTAATGGTGCATTCAGCTTCTGGGTGTTCGCGGTTCTTTCTATCATGTGTATGTATGTTGTTGTTAAGTATGTACCTGAAACGAAAGGCGTTAGCTTGGAAGACATGGAAAAAGTCATGGCTGAAAAACTAGGTAAAAATAAGAAACGTCAAGTTGCAGAAGCAAGCGCTTAA